AGCGCGATCGCGGCAACCTTGGGCGCGGTCGCGAAGAAAGTCGTGACCGGTGTCGGCGCGCCTTCGTAAACGTCGGGGGTCCACATGTGGAACGGCACCGCGCTGATCTTGAATGCAAGGCCCACGAACATGAAGACAAGTCCGAAAAGGCCACCTGTCGAAATCCCGTCGGACAACGCTACCGAAATGCCAGCGAAGGATGTCGTCCCGGTGAAGCCGTATGTAAGGCTCATGCCGTAAAGCAGGATGCCCGAGGCCAGCGCGCCAAGGATGAAATATTTCAGGCCGGCCTCTGCCGAGCGCTGGTCGTCGCGCAGGAAACTGGCGAGGACGTAGGCCGCGAGGCTGTTGAGCTCCAGGCCGATATACAGCGAAACCAGGTCGGTCGCGGCAACCATCAGGCTCATGCCCGTCGTCGCAAGCAGAACCAGGATGGCATATTCCCCGCGAAGCGCTCCGTTGCGGGCAAGGAAGGACGGACCGATCGCAAGACAGGCAATACCGGCGAGGTAGATCAGGGTTTTCGCGAACGCGGCGAAGGCGTCAGCCGAGAACTGCGTCAGGAACGCCATCGCTCCCGCACCGGCGGTCCCCCCGGTCACGGTTGGAACCACGAAAAACAGCGCGGCGCCGAGAGCCGTCGCGGCCAGTATGAAGACGAGCCGTGCTGTCGAGCGCCCGCCGTAAGCGACCACGAGCAGCAGGAGCATGGCCGCCGCGCTCAGCAAGAGCTCCGAAGCCATGAGGCCGAGGGACTGCATGATATCCATCAGTGCTCTCCCCCTTCCGCATGCTCGTAGGGGACGTAATTGGCCGCATTCGCACGCGGCTCCCCTGCCCGCAGCTTCGCATCGCCCTGCGGAGCAGCGCGTGCCACACGCGCCTCCAGCGCCGCGATGTCGCTACGCATCGGCGCGATGAAGCTTTCCGGATAGATACCCATCCACAGAACCGCTGCAGCGATCGGGGCGAGCATGACCCATTCGCGCGCATTCATGTCGGACATGGCCGCAGCGTCCTCGTTCACCTGCGCTCCAAAAACAACGCGGCGGTAGAGATAGAGCATGTAGCCTGCACCAAGGATGATGCCGGTGGTCAGGATGAGCGTCACGTCGCTGGAAATCTCGTATACGCCGGCGAGGCTGATGAACTCCGCGACGAAGCCGCTGGTTCCGGGAAGCCCGATGCTGGCCATGGTGAAAAGGAGGAAGAACAGCGCATAACGCGGCATGTTGATGGCAAGTCCGCCATAGCGCGATATCTCGCGCGTATGCAGCCGGTCGTAGATGATGCCCACGCACAGGAACAGCGCGCCCGATACCAGCCCGTGGCTCAGCATCATGATCATCGCGCCTTCCAGACCCTGTATATTGAAGGCGAACAGGCCAGCGGTCACGATGGCCATATGGGCGACCGAGGAATAGGCGATCAATTTTTTCATGTCCTGCTGAACCAGGGCCACCAGCGAGGCATAGACCACCGCGATGCACGACAGGATCAGGACCAGCCAGACGAACTGGGCGCTCGCCTCGGGGAACATCGGCAGGCTGAAACGGATGAAACCGTAGCCGCCCAGTTTCAGCAGCACGCCTGCAAGAATGACGGAGCCTGCAGTGGGCGCCTGGACGTGCGCGGCGGGAAGCCACGTATGCACCGGGAACATCGGCATCTTCACAGCGAAACTGGCGAAGAAGGCGAGCCACAGCCACGTCTGCGCTTCGGGCGCGAAATCGTACTGCATCAGGGTCGGGATGTCCGACGTTCCGGCAGCGTTCACCATCCAGAACATCGCGATCAGCATCAGGACCGAACCGATCAGCGTATAGAGGAAGAACTTGAAACTGGCATAGATACGGTCCGCCCCGCCCCAGATGCCGATGATGAGATACATCGGGATCAGGCCCGCTTCGAAGAAGATGTAGAACAGGAACAGGTCCTGCGCCGCGAACACACCGATCATGAGCGTTTCCATGATCAGGAAAGACGCCATGTATTCGCCGACGCGCTTCGTGATGCCGTCCCAGCTTGCAAGGATGCAGATCGGCATCAGGAACACGCTGAGCATGATCAGCATCAGCGCGATGCCGTCGATACCGAGCGCGTACTGGAAGCCGGCAAAGAGGTCTGCCCGCTCCGTGAATTGCCACTGCGGGCCGCCAATCTCGAACCCGGCCCACAGCAGGATGCCGAGCGCAAGGTTTATCAGCGTGGCCGCTAGCGCGACCAGACGCGCCTCGCTCGCTGCAAGGAAGAAGCAGGCCAGGCCGCCGACCAGCGGCACCAGCAGCATCAGGGAGAGGATCGGAAGACCGTCCATCACATCAATACCCAGGTAATGGCGGCCACGAGGCCGAGTAACATGACAAGCGCGTAGCTGGTGAGATAGCCCGACTGGAAGCGCTTCGCACCGGCGGACCCCTGCCTGACCAGCCAGGCGACACCGTCAGGCCCGAAGCGATCAATCGTCCCGATATCGACGAGTTTCCAGAAGGCGCGGCCGACGATGAAAGCGGGTTTGACGAACAGGATGTTGTAAAGCTCGTCGAAATACCACTTGTTGTAGAGGAACCGGTAGATCGGACCCAACTGCTCCACCGTCTTCCCGGGGATCGAAGTGTCCTTGATATAGGCAAGCCACGCGAAGAGCAGGCCGAGCAGCATCGACACGGTCGCCGTCAGCTTCACCCAGAGCGGCACCGCGTGCAACGCATGGATCAGGTTCTCGTTGAAATAGATCGCTGCGCCCCAGAAGCCGTTCGGGTCGACGCCGTCGGAAGACCCGTCGATGAACGGGTACTTGAAGACGTAACCCGCAAAGATGGCGCCCACGCTCAGGATGACGAGCGGGATCAGCATGACCGACGGGCTCTCGTGCGGATGATAACCGCCCGTACCGGACTGGTGATCGGCGGACGGCACTGCGTGATGCGCATCGTAGCCGGCATCTTCCTGAATCGGGGGATTGTGCTCTTCCGGTTCGGCATGGCCGTGATGGACAGCGTGCTGGATATGCCCGCTCTCGATCCAGCGCGGCTTGCCCCAGAAGGTCAGGAACATCAGGCGCCAGCTGTAGAAGCTGGTCAGCAGCGCGGCGAAGGCACCGGCCCAGAACGCAAAGTTGCCCATGTTCGTGCCGCGCGCGAACGCTGCTTCCAGGATCGCGTCCTTGGAATAGAAACCGGCGAAGCCGAAGAACCCGAGGACGCCGACGCCGGTAATGGCCAGCGTGCCTGCCATCATCGCCCAGAACGTAATCGGGATTTTCTTACGCAGGCCGCCGTAATACCGCATGTCCTGCTCGTGATGCATGGCGTGGATGACCGAGCCTGCACCGAGGAACAGCAGCGCCTTGAAGAAGGCGTGCGTGAACAGGTGGAACATGGCGACACCGTACGCCCCGACCCCTGCAGCAAAGAACATGTAGCCGAGCTGCGAACAGGTCGAATAGGCGATGACGCGCTTGATATCCCACTGCGTCGTGCCGACCGTTGCAGCGAACAGGCAAGTCATCGCGCCGATGAAGGTCACGATCGCCAGTGCAGTCGGCGCCGTCTCGAACATGGGCGACAGGCGGCAGACCATGAACACGCCGGCCGTCACCATCGTTGCGGCGTGGATCAGCGCGGACACCGGCGTCGGCCCCTCCATTGCGTCCGGCAACCAGGTGTGAAGGCCCAGCTGTGCCGACTTGCCCATCGCACCGATGAACAGGAGGATGCACAGGATATCCATCGTGTAGAAACGGAACCCGATGAACGTGATGCTGCTACCGCTCATACCGGGCGCGGCTTCGAGGATTTCCGGAATCGACGTCGTGCCGAACACCAGGAATGTGCCGAAGATACCGAGCATGAAGCCGAGGTCGCCCACGCGGTTGACGGTAAAAGCCTTGATCGCCGCCGCATTGGCGCTCGGCTTCTTGAACCAGAATCCGATAAGCAGGTAACTCGCTAGGCCCACCCCTTCCCATCCGAAAAACATCTGGACGAGGTTGTCTGCCGTCACCAGCATCAGCATGGCGAAGGTGAAAAGCGACAGGTATGCGAAGAACCGCGGCTGGTCCGGATCTTCGTCCATGTAGCCCCAGCTGTAGAGATGGACGAGCGCGGACACGCTGTTGATCACGACCAGCATGACGGCGGTCAGCGCATCGACCCGCAGCGCCCAGTCGAAGGTCAGGTCGCCCGAACGCACCCAGTCGAGCACGGGCACGACGGTCGCCTGCTCCGTCCCCCCGAGGAAACCGAGGAAGATCGGCCAGCTCAGCGCAGCGGACACGAACAGGGCGCCGGTCGTGATCGACTTGGCAACCGTGTTGCCCAGCGCCCGGTTGCCGAGCCCGGCTACGATCGCTGCCAGCAGCGGCAGGAATACGATGATCAGGATTTGCGAGGACACCGGGCGATTACCCCTTCATCCGGTTGACGTCGTCGACGGCAATGGTGCCGCGCGCACGGAAATAGATGACGAGGATGGCAAGGCCGATGGCGGCCTCTGCCGCGGCGACGGTC
This is a stretch of genomic DNA from Erythrobacteraceae bacterium WH01K. It encodes these proteins:
- the nuoL gene encoding NADH-quinone oxidoreductase subunit L, giving the protein MSSQILIIVFLPLLAAIVAGLGNRALGNTVAKSITTGALFVSAALSWPIFLGFLGGTEQATVVPVLDWVRSGDLTFDWALRVDALTAVMLVVINSVSALVHLYSWGYMDEDPDQPRFFAYLSLFTFAMLMLVTADNLVQMFFGWEGVGLASYLLIGFWFKKPSANAAAIKAFTVNRVGDLGFMLGIFGTFLVFGTTSIPEILEAAPGMSGSSITFIGFRFYTMDILCILLFIGAMGKSAQLGLHTWLPDAMEGPTPVSALIHAATMVTAGVFMVCRLSPMFETAPTALAIVTFIGAMTCLFAATVGTTQWDIKRVIAYSTCSQLGYMFFAAGVGAYGVAMFHLFTHAFFKALLFLGAGSVIHAMHHEQDMRYYGGLRKKIPITFWAMMAGTLAITGVGVLGFFGFAGFYSKDAILEAAFARGTNMGNFAFWAGAFAALLTSFYSWRLMFLTFWGKPRWIESGHIQHAVHHGHAEPEEHNPPIQEDAGYDAHHAVPSADHQSGTGGYHPHESPSVMLIPLVILSVGAIFAGYVFKYPFIDGSSDGVDPNGFWGAAIYFNENLIHALHAVPLWVKLTATVSMLLGLLFAWLAYIKDTSIPGKTVEQLGPIYRFLYNKWYFDELYNILFVKPAFIVGRAFWKLVDIGTIDRFGPDGVAWLVRQGSAGAKRFQSGYLTSYALVMLLGLVAAITWVLM
- a CDS encoding NADH-quinone oxidoreductase subunit M is translated as MDGLPILSLMLLVPLVGGLACFFLAASEARLVALAATLINLALGILLWAGFEIGGPQWQFTERADLFAGFQYALGIDGIALMLIMLSVFLMPICILASWDGITKRVGEYMASFLIMETLMIGVFAAQDLFLFYIFFEAGLIPMYLIIGIWGGADRIYASFKFFLYTLIGSVLMLIAMFWMVNAAGTSDIPTLMQYDFAPEAQTWLWLAFFASFAVKMPMFPVHTWLPAAHVQAPTAGSVILAGVLLKLGGYGFIRFSLPMFPEASAQFVWLVLILSCIAVVYASLVALVQQDMKKLIAYSSVAHMAIVTAGLFAFNIQGLEGAMIMMLSHGLVSGALFLCVGIIYDRLHTREISRYGGLAINMPRYALFFLLFTMASIGLPGTSGFVAEFISLAGVYEISSDVTLILTTGIILGAGYMLYLYRRVVFGAQVNEDAAAMSDMNAREWVMLAPIAAAVLWMGIYPESFIAPMRSDIAALEARVARAAPQGDAKLRAGEPRANAANYVPYEHAEGGEH
- the nuoN gene encoding NADH-quinone oxidoreductase subunit NuoN, encoding MDIMQSLGLMASELLLSAAAMLLLLVVAYGGRSTARLVFILAATALGAALFFVVPTVTGGTAGAGAMAFLTQFSADAFAAFAKTLIYLAGIACLAIGPSFLARNGALRGEYAILVLLATTGMSLMVAATDLVSLYIGLELNSLAAYVLASFLRDDQRSAEAGLKYFILGALASGILLYGMSLTYGFTGTTSFAGISVALSDGISTGGLFGLVFMFVGLAFKISAVPFHMWTPDVYEGAPTPVTTFFATAPKVAAIALLSRVALEAFGGQVAEWRQIVMTAAVLSIVVGALGAIGQNNLKRLLAYSSINNVGFILIGLAAATVEGLSAMLVYLAIYVVMSLGSFVAVLMLRNAQGDQLQTFDDIAGLSTTRPLMAWCLLILMFSLAGIPPLFGFWGKFVVFQAAVQADLVLLAAIGIAASVIGAFYYIKFVKVMFFDDPVDRATGEADMASWAILIGSAILVSPLAFLLTNWLGDQADTAAASLFLG